The genomic stretch CAGCCTGCTGTCTGAAAGCGGCATAGGCGTATGCGGCACCGCGCACTACCTGAAGGTGGGTCAACCGCAGCAGCAGCCCGCCGTACAACAATCCCGCGCAGAGAAAAAAGATCACGATTCGCCGTCGGTACCGGTACATCCTCTTCCCCGCTCTTTTTATGGAAGAGTTACCAGTTACGACGCGGCTTATACCTATGGGCGTGGCTGGTAACGCTGCTTGTTGGCGTTGTGTTCCGTCAGGGTGCGCGCGAAAGCGTGGCTGCCGTCCGGTTTGGCAACGTAGTAAAGATAGTCCGTTTGCTGCGGGTGAATCACGGCAAGGAGAGAGGCCTTGCCGGGGGCAGCGATGGGACCCGGAGGAAGACCGTGCACCCGGTAAGTGTTATAGGGAGAATCGACTTCCAGATCGCGGTACAGAATCCGTTCGCGGTGCTCTCCCAGCGCGTACTCTACCGTAGCATCGACCTGCAGGAGCATCCCGCGCCGGAGGCGGTTATAGAGCACACCGGCGATAAGGGGCCGCTCCGTTGCGAGCTTTGCTTCCCGCTCCACCAGGGAGGCGAGGGTTACCGCCTGGTGGAGCGAAAGTCCCTGCCGCGCCGCCCCGGCAGCAAGGTCGATTTCTTCGGCCACAGCGGCGAAACGGCGGAGCATCCGGTCGATAATCTCCGCCGCGCTAATGCCGGGAAAGACCTCGTAGGTATCGGGGAAAAGGTATCCTTCCAGGCGTGCCGGACCCTTGAGCCCTTTTGGCAAAAAGGGATAGGCAAACCGGCCTTCGGCCGCCGCCCGGAGAAAATCCTCCCGCCGGACGATTCCTTGTCGCTCCAGCCGGAGAGCAATTTCGTCTAACGTGAGTCCTTCCGGAATGGTAAAACGCACGCTGACCTGCCTGCCGCGCGTCAGCAGTTCGAATATAACGGGCACAGGCATGTCGGAGGAAAGGCGGTAGGTGCCGCTAACAATCTTCTTATCGAAGTTGTGGAGGTAGCTGTAAAAGCGAAAACTGCCCGGGCTTCTGATAATGCCCTGGCGGTGCAGCTCTGCCGCCACCCAGGTGGTGCTGACCCCTTTAGGCACGGTGAAGAGGAGTTCCTTGCCGCCGCCGGGTGCCCTAAGCCCCCAGTTAAGATAAAGGCCCGCAAAACCGGTACCGAAAAACGAGACGCTCAGCAGCAAAAGGACGGTGAGCAACCGGCGTCCCGCCCTTAAAGCACCGAGCCTCTCCCGAATTTTCAACCGGCTTTTAAACCGGATTATCTCCCGGATTCTCCCCCAACCCGGCACAAACTCCTAACGCCCACTTTCGTAAACGGTCTCTCCAGGAGATTCTACCCCTGACGGTAGTTCTCCTTCCGGGAAACCCGTACCCTGCGGATAAGCCTCTTCAACAGTCGTCTCCGGCTGCGGTTCGGGCTCCGGTTTTGGTTTTGTTACCCCTTCCCTGGGAGCAATTACCGTAGGAACAGCCTTTGTCCCGACGGCCACAATCTCGTCCAACGGGTGGTAAAAGCTCGGCGGCAATTCTTCGCGCACCACTTGTTCCCCGTCGTAGATCAACCGCTCCGCCCGCGCCCGGCAACCGCGGATGCCTTTCTGCTTCACGACCCTCTTTCCGACTTCAAGGTTGGGGTCGCTCTGCTCAATCCGCTTGGGCTCGATCACCTCCGTGACCCAGCTCCGGACCTCCACCCGCCGCTTAAACCGGTTGTTCCCGAAAATCTTGACCACCAGACGGTTTCCCTGGATCGCCGTGCGAAGGTAAAGGTATTTATCCGTATTGTTCCGGAACTTAAAGTCCGCCCCGCCGTACGTCACCGTTGCGTCAAGGCCTGCCGGCACGTAACCCACCGGAAGCGAATGGTTGTGGCGTTCCACCACCGCCAATCCGGCGCGGAGCACCGCGTTGTAAAGGGTCGTGGAAACCTGGCAGACGCCGCCTCCCAAAGCATCCACAAACTCGTTGTTAATGATCATCGGCGCCGTCTTATAGCCGGCTTCGCTGCTGCGCGGGCCCACCACTTTGTTAAACGAAACGACTTCTCCCGGCCGAACCACCAACCCGTCAAGCGCTCCGGCAGCAACGCTGATATTATAGACCCGGTTAACTTTTTCCGGGGCGAAAGTAGTAGCGTACTCACCTAAGAGACAATTGAGCCCCATGGCCAGGACTTCTTCGGTGGTGTACTCGGGAGAAAGCGTCCGCAGGGCCACCCGGATGACCGGCTCCCGCCCCGGGTCGTTGAGGATAGCGACCATCTGGTCGTAGGCCGCCGGCGCGTCCACACAACGCCCTTCCCGGGCCGGAATCACGATGATTCTATCGTCAGGGAGCACCC from Thermodesulfitimonas autotrophica encodes the following:
- the mltG gene encoding endolytic transglycosylase MltG → MLTVLLLLSVSFFGTGFAGLYLNWGLRAPGGGKELLFTVPKGVSTTWVAAELHRQGIIRSPGSFRFYSYLHNFDKKIVSGTYRLSSDMPVPVIFELLTRGRQVSVRFTIPEGLTLDEIALRLERQGIVRREDFLRAAAEGRFAYPFLPKGLKGPARLEGYLFPDTYEVFPGISAAEIIDRMLRRFAAVAEEIDLAAGAARQGLSLHQAVTLASLVEREAKLATERPLIAGVLYNRLRRGMLLQVDATVEYALGEHRERILYRDLEVDSPYNTYRVHGLPPGPIAAPGKASLLAVIHPQQTDYLYYVAKPDGSHAFARTLTEHNANKQRYQPRP
- a CDS encoding VanW family protein, whose translation is MRRKSLQVAAVALLGTVFAVLLGLWAAERVCVAPDVIVPGVTVGGMAFEGLTAAEALARLRDYEARLLLRPVRLECAGRAWALPLARAGVGVEHAKVISEALSVGHRGWLLHRYLERYRVAREGKEIPIRVHVDRQKLTSLIAELTQELTILPQNAGFRVLPDDRIIVIPAREGRCVDAPAAYDQMVAILNDPGREPVIRVALRTLSPEYTTEEVLAMGLNCLLGEYATTFAPEKVNRVYNISVAAGALDGLVVRPGEVVSFNKVVGPRSSEAGYKTAPMIINNEFVDALGGGVCQVSTTLYNAVLRAGLAVVERHNHSLPVGYVPAGLDATVTYGGADFKFRNNTDKYLYLRTAIQGNRLVVKIFGNNRFKRRVEVRSWVTEVIEPKRIEQSDPNLEVGKRVVKQKGIRGCRARAERLIYDGEQVVREELPPSFYHPLDEIVAVGTKAVPTVIAPREGVTKPKPEPEPQPETTVEEAYPQGTGFPEGELPSGVESPGETVYESGR